The nucleotide window ATTCCTCCAAAATAAGAGTATAATTTAACCCCGTTTAAAGGGTTTACAATTACATTTGAGCCTCCTATATTAATTTTCTCAATCTCTTTTGGTGTATTGTCAAGTATGTTTTTATATTCTTCTCTTATTTTTTCTTTTAAAACTGAAGAAACCTCCCTAAAGCTAGTAAGTTTTTTTAACTCTTCTGACTTTAATAATTTTTTAGTTTCTTGAGAAAAACTATTGCCATCTTCTGAATTTCCAACACTATCTCCATCTCTTGATATTTCAGTTTTCTCTTGAAATTCAAATTTTGGTAATTGTAGTTCTGGAAATACGTCTACTTCCTTTGAGTATCCTTCTTTATTTAAAAGAGTTTGTTTGTTAGGGATAGCGTCTCTTTTAATTTGAGTAATAGAGGCGTCGTATGTTTTTAATTCACTTTCATAACGTAACTTTTCTTCCTTTTTATGTAGTAATTCTGCTTGTTCGAGTTCTTTTAAAGAAATTTCATATTGTTTAATCCTATCTTTTGTTAAGGCGGTTTCTAAATGGGATTTCAAGTGTTTTTGAGAGTCTCTTGATGTACTAGAATCAATTCCGTTAGTTTTTTTTTGAGCTGCAATAATTATATCCTTAGGTATGATTATGCTTGCCTTCGCTCTACGTGTAAACTCTTCTTTTTCTTTTTTTGCAAAAATTGGAGACCCGCCTTTAGGTATAATTGTAGGTTGAAAATTTTTAAACCTTTCTAAAAACTTACGACCGATTAACACTTGAATAATTGATTCTCTTACTGTGGTAGATTTTTTATTAATAATGTTATAAAAAAGTTGATCCCACATTACTTCTTCAAAATCTACGATTCGTTTACTTACTCCGTCTTTTGGTAAGTTTTTTGTTATATTTTCAAATGTAAGATTGGTTTTGTTTCTCCCCAACCAAAGTGAAAACCTGTACAATTCTGAATCTGCAGCTTTTACACTAGAGCGTGTTTTGTATGGAGTGAAACCTGTTTTATACGCTGCTAATAATATTGTTGTTTTTTCTTCTTTATTTACTATTCCTTCAATAGCTGTAAGCGCCTTGTTGTTTAAATTTTGACCTTCTGGAAATGAAACAAAACCTGTTTCTTTGTCTTCAATTGTTTGTGGGCTTCGTAATGTTACAAACCTAAATAGGTTTGATTTAATTGGTTTTTTACTCATTTTAATAGATTTTAATTTTTTTAAATAAGCTCAATTGAGCAACTGTTTTTTGCTTTTCTAACAGTTTCTGCTTCGTGTTTTGAACTTAATTCAATAAAATGTTTGAATTAAAAGGATGAGGTTTTAAAAAAATGATTGAAATCAAGTTAAAATCTCTAAAACGCAATTACCAAAACTATACAAATGTTTGATTTTTAAAGTTTTTTTGTATATTAGCAATTAATTACAGTGCAAATATAACACATTTTACAAATTAAACAAAACAAAAGTTTAATTAATTATGTAAAATGTTTAATTTTTTCAAAAATATGAAGGTATGGGGATATCAGAAAAAATAGCAACTATTAGAAACGCTTTTAATTTAAATAATTTCTCTTTTTCAAAACGAATTGGAGTTACTGGAACTACTGTAGATAGTATAATTAATGGAAGGCCACAGGCAGATGGAACTAGAAAAAAAACGAAGCCTGGATATGATGTTCTTACTGCGATTATTAATGAATTTAATATAAATCCTGATTATTTATTTGGAAAAAGTGATGTTATGCTAACGTCTGAAGTAAAAAATACTCCAACATATTCTGGAGTTCCTCAGGTGGTATCTGTTAATGAATCAGGTAATGAAAATGTAATTTATGTACCTATTCAAGCAAGAGCTGGGTATTTAAATGGTTATGGAGATTCTAATTATATTGAACAATTACCTTCTTTTCATATGCCACATTTAAATAATGGAACCTTCCGTTGTTTTGAAGTACAAGGTAATTCTATGGTGCGAACGTTTTTTGACGGCGATTTGGTTTTTGGTAAGTATGTTGAAAACCTTATTGACATTAAAGATGGTCGTGTGTATATTATAGTTAGTAAAAATGATGGTATCGTGTTAAAAAGAGTTATTAATAGAATTCATGAACGTGGTAAGCTTATTTTAAAAAGCGATAACAAGGATGGTAATTATCCAATGTATACTATAAATGCCGAGGAAATTATGGAGGTTTGGTATGTTTCTATGTTTGCGTCTAAGCAAATGCCTGAGCCAGTTGATGTTTATGATAGGTTGCATGATTTAGAAAGTAAAATTGTTGAATTACAAGAGCAGGTTAATAGCAAAAACTAACATAAACATTCATGTTTAAAAAAATTCTGTTGTTGCTCATTTTTACAAGCACTTCTTTGTTTTCTCAATCAAATTGGGGGAAATTTAAACAGCTGTCTACTCCAAAAAAGGTTTGGGTGTTTTTTCATCCATTCAAAGCTAAAAAAGCATTGCTTATTTCAAAAGAAGCATATAGAGTTGCAGACTCCATTCAAAAATCACCTTTATTAGATGGTGATGCTTCTGGTGGGCAAGTAGACGCTTTTCGTCATGCTTTTTGGATGGCTCGTTTACGTCAAAAAATAGGTAAAAAGGCTGCCCGCTCTCTAGGTAGAGCTCATGAAAAAGAAAATTATCAGACTTTTCAAAAGCGTAAATTAGAAGATGGTGTTGTTCCTGATAAA belongs to Tenacibaculum sp. MAR_2010_89 and includes:
- a CDS encoding S24 family peptidase is translated as MGISEKIATIRNAFNLNNFSFSKRIGVTGTTVDSIINGRPQADGTRKKTKPGYDVLTAIINEFNINPDYLFGKSDVMLTSEVKNTPTYSGVPQVVSVNESGNENVIYVPIQARAGYLNGYGDSNYIEQLPSFHMPHLNNGTFRCFEVQGNSMVRTFFDGDLVFGKYVENLIDIKDGRVYIIVSKNDGIVLKRVINRIHERGKLILKSDNKDGNYPMYTINAEEIMEVWYVSMFASKQMPEPVDVYDRLHDLESKIVELQEQVNSKN